GAGGTGGTACCGGTACAGGAGCAAGTCCTATTATCGCTAAAGCGGCCAAAGAATTAGATATTTTAACAGTTGCAATCGTAACAACGCCATTTTCTTTTGAAGGTAAACGCAGAAGAATGCAAGCCGAAGAAGGTCTGGAAGAGTTAAAAAAATATGTAGATTCTTATCTGGTAATTTCCAATGACAGATTAAGAGAGATTTTTGGAAACCTCACTTTAGGTTCCGCTTTTGCACAGGCAGATGATATTTTGACAACTGCGGCAAAAGGTATCGCTGAAATTATTACCGTTCCGGGTTATATAAACGTCGATTTTAAAGATGTTAGAACAGTAATGAAAGAAAGCGGCGTAGCAATTATGGGTAGCTATGCAGCTGAAGGTGAAAATAGAGCTTTAAGAGCTGTAGAGGGCGCATTGCTTTCTCCGTTATTAAAGGACAACGAAATAGAAGGTGCAAGATATATTTTATTAAATATCTCCTCCGGAGAGAAAGAGGTAACCATGGATGAAGTAAGTGTAATTACTGATTTCATTCAGGATCAGGCGGGATTATCTGCAGATTTGATCTGGGGTAACTGTTACGATGCTTCTTTAGGCGACAAAGTTTCGGTAACTATTATAGCCACTGGATTTCAGACTAAAGAAGAAAGAGTAGCAATTGAAGAGAATGCGCCAAAAAAGCAATTCTTAACATCGGATACTCCTTTAATTCGCCCAGTTAACGAATTTACGAATAAAGTTGCAGAGAACACGCCGATATTTCAAACTCCTGTTCAACCGATAGTTGTTGAAACACCAGCGCCTACGACTGCTTCTCAAAGCGATCTTTTTGGAGGAATTCCTATTCCGGAAACAAAAAAAGAACAAGAAGTTACTATCAGACATCAATTGATAGAGGATGAACCAGAAATTCAACAAGAAGTAAGAGAGCAGGGAGGTATAGAATTTAGTGTTAAGGTAGCAGAACCAATCAGTTTTGATTTGCCTCGTACTGATACTTCTAACCCAATCAATAATTCTTATCAACAGAATCAATATGAGCAAGCTCCTGTATCTCAAAGAGTGCCAGAGACAGTTTCTCAGCATTCAACTTACGGAGTTGATGAACATAAAACAGATGATTCAATCGAAGAGCAATTGAGAAAATCAAAAGAGAGGATTTTGCGTTTGAAAGATTTGAGTATGAAATTACGTTCGACTACAGGTTTACAGGAACTTGAAAACGAGCCTGCATACAAAAGAAAGCAAATGCAACTTAAAGAAGTTCCTCATTCTTCAGAATCACAAGTTTCAAGATTTACATTAAGTAATGAAGATGGTCAGACCGAAATCAGACCGAATAATTCGTTCTTACATGACAATGTAGATTAACGATTAACCTACGAAAGCCATTCAATCAGAATGGCTTTCGTTTTTATATAGACTTTTCTCATATAAAAGCAATTAATACAATAGTTACTTCTACAGATTTGTTAATCAAATTAGTTCGATTAAATTTGCGTGTATTTTAATTTTAAACTAACAAATAGATAATAAGTTGGATATTTTTGATAAGATAGCAAAGCACATGGGGCCGATAGGTCAACATCAAAAGTGGTCTCATGGTTATTTTTCTTTTCCAAAATTGGAGGGAGAAATTGCTCCGCACATGTACTTTAATGGTAAAAAACATTTAGTATGGAGTTTGAATAATTACCTGGGATTGGCAAATCACCCGGAGGTAAGAGAAGCAGATGCTAAAGCAGCAGAAGAATTTGGGATGGCTTATCCGATGGGAGCCAGAATGATGTCTGGTAATTCAAAATATCATGAGCAATTGGAGCAATCGTTAGCGGAATTTACTGGCTTCGAAGATGCTTTTTTGCTTAACTATGGTTATCAAGGAATGGTTTCTATCATCGATTCGTTAGTTGATAGAAACGACGTTATAGTGTATGATGCAGAGTCACATGCATGTATTATAGACGGGGTTCGTTTATATATGGGAAAGCGTTATGTGTACACACATAACGATATGGATAGCTTGCGTAAACAATTAGAAAGAGCAACCAAATTGGCAGAGCAAACCGGAGGTGGTATATTAGTTATCACAGAAGGTGTGTTCGGAATGTCTGGGGCGCAGGGTAAACTAAAAGAAATAGTAAAGCTAAAATCCGAATTCAATTTCAGGTTGCTAATCGACGATGCACATGGTTTTGGTACTTTGGGTAAAACCGGAGCCGGCGCTCACGAAGAGCAAGAGTGTATGGATGGTATAGATGTGTATTTTGGTACCTTCGCAAAATCTATGGCAGGTATTGGTGCATTTGTTGCTTCAAATACTGATATCGTAACTTTTTTACGTTACAATATGCGCTCTCAAACTTATGCTAAAGCTTTACCTATGCCAATGGTTATGGGTTTAATCAAGCGTTTAGAATTATTGAGAACCAGACCAGAGCTAAGAGAGAAACTTTGGACGGTTGCTAAGGCTTTACAGAATGGTCTAAGAGAAAGAGGATTTGATATTGGAAATACAAACTCGGTTGTAACTCCTGTGTTCCTGAAAGGAGAATTGCAAGAAGCAACAGCCTTAACATACGACTTAAGGGAAAACTATGGTATTTTCTGCTCAATAGTTGTGTATCCAGTCATTCCTAAAGGATTAATTATGTTAAGATTGATTCCAACCGCAATGCACACTCTAGAAGACGTTCAGCGAACGTTGGACGCTTACAGCGAAGTTGCTGAGAAACTAAAATCAGGCTATTATCAAACGCATAAGTTTGTAGAAGCATAAATAAAGAGAAGACCGATTCGAACAATCGGTCTTTTTTTATCTACTTTTTGGGTGAAAAATGTTGAAATAGGGTAGAATGTTGATAAAATAATGCTATCTACTTAGTAAATAGTGTTTTAAATGTTTTTTTTTAGAAAAAAACATTATACATTAGTAAAGAGTAAACATTAATATTACTAACCAAAAAACTAAAGGAGTATCAACAATGGCAAAAGAAAAATTCAATCAATTAAAAGATCTAATTTCTGGTTTAGAGGCTGACGCAGAAAAGTTTTATCAAAAGGGTAACAGTGCGGCTGGTACTCGTTTAAGAAAAGGACTTCAAGATGTGAAAAACCTTTCTCAATCTATCAGATTAGCAGTACAGGAAACAAAAAACACAAAATAGGAATTCATATAAATTCTTTAACTAGAGTAAAACTGATTGGTTTATTGACTAATCAGTTTTTTTATTTCCAGAGTGGAGGTTATCTGTTTGATGCTCCAGATTTACCTTCGTTGAGATATTCTACATAGATACATATTTAAAAGATACCGTGTTCTTAAAAGAGAACGACAATTCTTATAAGAAATGTTATCAATATGTACATCGTTTGAATATTCCTTCTTATGAAATACCTTTCTTATTTTGGCCAAGTTTTATTTTATCCACAACAGTCTCTTCTTCGTTTGTTTAGATCTTTCCCCCGAGCAAGGCGCTTCTGATATTTAACTGGTTCTCTTTTTTATAAATATTTATTTAATATTAAACTATATAAAGTCCATGTTTTACATGTAAAACATGGACTCAAATTGGATTTTCTATGGATAACACTTGGATTTATGAAAAATCAGGTACGATATTAACTACAAGCAGCTATGTGGAAATAGAAGTAAGGACTAGTTGATCAAACAGGCAATGCGTTGTAAGTAACAGTACGTTCTTTAGTCGGTAAAATTATCGCTGACAAAGTGTTCTATAGAGTTAAGTGCCTTCTTCTTTTTGGAAAAATCAGCTCAATTTTTAACGAGAGCAGATTGTATATGGCTATTTCAGTTTGTTGGACCGGAAGTTTATTAGCATTGTAATATGAGGTGTTTTTGTAATTCGTTGATTGACTGATTCTTTCAATTTAGGCGAGGTTGAGTTGCTAAATTTTTAGAGATTTTCTTTGAAGTTTGTTAAATATTTAAATAATTTCGGGATACGGTTAAAAAGTGTTAAAATTGCTCGCTATTTAACAGCCGATATTATTTTTGGTAAAATATGAGACGAATATTATTTGTCAGCTTTTTAGGTTTGTTTTTCCTTATTTTATTTAAGGGCAATCATACTATTAAAAGGACGATACAAATTATTGGTGCTTCATTAAAAACAGAAAAAGTATTGCCTTCTATTTCCAAAGCAGGAGATATTAAACAATCAGAAGATCTTCTTTTTATAGAAGATTATGATGTTAATTTCCACTTCGAGCAGGAATATACATTTTTGTCTTTAGGGCTTTTAGCAAGTTTATCTGCATTCTATAATCTTCTCGACAATGACGAAGAGACAGAAGGATTGCCCAATAGAATTCATCTTAATCTTACCGCTAATCCAAAGTATATTACCCATAGGGTTCTCAGAATTTGATTTTATCTGAAATGGAAAGTACAGTATTCTAAATACTGTCTTCCTGGAAAGAGAGTACATATAAATTAGTTTATAAGACTACTCTCAAACTTTTGTTAGATATAATCGATTGTTGTCATTTTTTTGATTTTAGAAATGAAAAGAGGCCTGGTGCTTATAACTTTGGGTACGTTGCTGGTTTATGCTAGCTGTACATCAGAAAATAAAGGAAAAGAAGTTGAAGAGAAATATACTGTTACTGAGCCTTTCAGGACGGATACTTCCTATAATAAAGAATACGTTTCTCAGATTAAATCCCTGAAAAATATTGAGATAAGGGCTCAGGAAAAGGGATATTTACAGAACATGTATGTGGATGAGGGGCAATACGTAAAAGCCGGACAGTTATTGTTCCGTATTATGCCGAAAATGTACGAGGCTGAATATCAAAAGGCCGAAGCCGAGGCTAAGATTGCCAATATTGAATACCAGAATGCAAAATCTTTAGCGGAAAAGAATATAGTTTCTCCTAACGAAGTGGCTATGGCAAAAGCCAAATACGATCAGGCGAACGCGGAAATGTCAATTGCTAAACTACATTTATCATTTACCGAAATCAGAGCTCCATTTGATGGGGTGATTGATAGGATTCCACTTCGTTTAGGGAGTCTGGTTGAAGAAGGCGAATTGTTAACCAGTTTGTCTGATAATAATCAAATGCAGGTTTATTTTAATGTTTCGGAACCTGAATACCTGGAGTATCAAACTAATGTTGCCGGACGCGCAAATCCTAAAGTATCGTTGATACTGGCAAATAATCAAACTTTTAAAAATAAAGGAGATATAGAGGTGATAGAAGGGGAGTTTGATAATGAAACAGGGAATATAGCGTTTAGGGCGAAATTTTTAAACCACGATCATTTGTTAAAAAACGGGCAGACGGGTAAAGTGCAAATGACAGTTCCTTTAAAAAATGCACTCATAATTCCACAAAAGGCTACGTATG
This genomic interval from Pseudopedobacter saltans DSM 12145 contains the following:
- the ftsZ gene encoding cell division protein FtsZ yields the protein MQFEMLKEKSSIIKVVGVGGGGGNAVNHMYRQGIMGVDFIICNTDAQALELSPIPNKVQLGASLTEGMGAGSIPEVGKNSAIENIEDVKEMLGANTKMLFITAGMGGGTGTGASPIIAKAAKELDILTVAIVTTPFSFEGKRRRMQAEEGLEELKKYVDSYLVISNDRLREIFGNLTLGSAFAQADDILTTAAKGIAEIITVPGYINVDFKDVRTVMKESGVAIMGSYAAEGENRALRAVEGALLSPLLKDNEIEGARYILLNISSGEKEVTMDEVSVITDFIQDQAGLSADLIWGNCYDASLGDKVSVTIIATGFQTKEERVAIEENAPKKQFLTSDTPLIRPVNEFTNKVAENTPIFQTPVQPIVVETPAPTTASQSDLFGGIPIPETKKEQEVTIRHQLIEDEPEIQQEVREQGGIEFSVKVAEPISFDLPRTDTSNPINNSYQQNQYEQAPVSQRVPETVSQHSTYGVDEHKTDDSIEEQLRKSKERILRLKDLSMKLRSTTGLQELENEPAYKRKQMQLKEVPHSSESQVSRFTLSNEDGQTEIRPNNSFLHDNVD
- a CDS encoding aminotransferase class I/II-fold pyridoxal phosphate-dependent enzyme, with product MDIFDKIAKHMGPIGQHQKWSHGYFSFPKLEGEIAPHMYFNGKKHLVWSLNNYLGLANHPEVREADAKAAEEFGMAYPMGARMMSGNSKYHEQLEQSLAEFTGFEDAFLLNYGYQGMVSIIDSLVDRNDVIVYDAESHACIIDGVRLYMGKRYVYTHNDMDSLRKQLERATKLAEQTGGGILVITEGVFGMSGAQGKLKEIVKLKSEFNFRLLIDDAHGFGTLGKTGAGAHEEQECMDGIDVYFGTFAKSMAGIGAFVASNTDIVTFLRYNMRSQTYAKALPMPMVMGLIKRLELLRTRPELREKLWTVAKALQNGLRERGFDIGNTNSVVTPVFLKGELQEATALTYDLRENYGIFCSIVVYPVIPKGLIMLRLIPTAMHTLEDVQRTLDAYSEVAEKLKSGYYQTHKFVEA
- a CDS encoding efflux RND transporter periplasmic adaptor subunit — encoded protein: MKRGLVLITLGTLLVYASCTSENKGKEVEEKYTVTEPFRTDTSYNKEYVSQIKSLKNIEIRAQEKGYLQNMYVDEGQYVKAGQLLFRIMPKMYEAEYQKAEAEAKIANIEYQNAKSLAEKNIVSPNEVAMAKAKYDQANAEMSIAKLHLSFTEIRAPFDGVIDRIPLRLGSLVEEGELLTSLSDNNQMQVYFNVSEPEYLEYQTNVAGRANPKVSLILANNQTFKNKGDIEVIEGEFDNETGNIAFRAKFLNHDHLLKNGQTGKVQMTVPLKNALIIPQKATYELQDRKYVFVVDKNGVVKSRNIEIGGELPDLYIVSNGVSEHDKILLEGVQKVKDDDKIKYEFVSASQALSQLKLKAE